In Kryptolebias marmoratus isolate JLee-2015 linkage group LG22, ASM164957v2, whole genome shotgun sequence, a single window of DNA contains:
- the st3gal7 gene encoding ST3 beta-galactoside alpha-2,3-sialyltransferase 7 has translation MVTLNRLSVEDPEDGGPLLTVAAETTTPTPVSHRQRVVGKTESKDFFLSRKENLTISLSLLIGCYLAILIPAYFPLKKTESVSYDYQLHKDLVLLNRSASLLALPCQPQWSLSHLKPLSCSEGLLDIPVFLQQDRHVQWNMTPPLGLQGSEEHLALALALMPEHGLPPSLKKAGRCRRCVVVGSGGILHGSHLGSHIDQYDVIIRLNNAPVPGFERDAGSHTTIRLMYPEGAPHSANEYKKTSMVALVVFKSLDLDWLTSVITKQPLSFWSKMWFWREVVDDIPLKPENFRILHPEIIHKTAQVLQQYAQKQKSMVPTLGASAVVMALQLCDQVSLAGFGYDMKHPESRLHYYETIRMDFMKAQVVHDISAEKLFLRDLVSSGAVTDLTGAIQ, from the exons ATGGTGACACTAAATCGTTTGAGTGTAGAAGATCCAGAAGATGGAGGCCCACTGCTGACTGTGGCTGCAGAGACTACAACACCAACACCTGTCAGTCACAGACAGCGAGTCGTTGGAAAGACCGAGTCCAAGGACTTTTTCCTCAGCAG GAAGGAGAATCTTACCATCAGTCTGAGCCTGTTGATAGGATGCTACTTGGCTATTTTGATTCCTGCATATTTCCCACTGAAGAAGACAGAATCTGTCAGCTATGACTACCAACTTCACAAAGATctg gttttattaaatcGGTCAGCCTCCCTGTTAGCACTCCCCTGTCAGCCTCAGTGGTCTCTGAGCCACCTGAAGCCTTTGTCCTGTTCTGAGGGCCTCCTGGACATCCCAGTGTTCCTGCAGCAGGACAGACATGTGCAGTGGAACATGACTCCTCCACTGGGGCTCCAGGGCAGTGAAGAACATCTGGCCCTGGCTCTTGCCTTGATGCCTGAACACGGGCTGCCTCCATCGCTGAAGAAAGCAGGCAGGTGCAGGAGATGTGTGGTGGTGGGAAGCGGAGGTATCCttcatggcagccatcttggatcgcATATAGATCAGTATGACGTCATTATTAG GCTGAATAATGCTCCAGTGCCTGGATTTGAGAGAGACGCTGGTTCACACACAACCATCCGCCTGATGTATCCAGAGGGAGCCCCTCACTCTGCTAATGAGTACAAAAAGACCTCTATGGTTGCCTTAGTGGTCTTTAAAAGCCTGGACTTGGACTGGCTGACTTCTGTCATCACCAAACAGCCTCTG AGCTTCTGGTCCAAAATGTGGTTCTGGAGGGAGGTGGTGGATGATATTCCCCTGAAACCAGAAAACTTCAGAATCCTCCACCCAGAGATTATTCACAAAACGGCACAAGTCTTACAGCAATATGCTCAGAAGCAAAAGAGT aTGGTGCCAACATTAGGAGCCAGTGCTGTAGTGATGGCGTTGCAGTTGTGTGACCAGGTGAGCCTGGCAGGGTTTGGTTACGACATGAAACACCCAGAGTCTCGGCTTCACTACTACGAGACCATACGTATGGACTTCATGAAGGCTCAA GTGGTGCATGACATCAGTGCTGAAAAGCTCTTCTTGAGGGACCTGGTGTCTTCAGGAGCTGTGACCGACCTCACAGGAGCGATACAATGA
- the hps1 gene encoding Hermansky-Pudlak syndrome 1 protein isoform X2, which translates to MKCLLIASESAEILFHWTDPEYQRNIQERYGTAQEEGEELPAFEDVLSTLFAPIIISSSTMEDSYTSFTTDDNHIYVLHQFDECLYIAVNGDGEEKEDDLRRKMHVMKKMVEVMFGMVTLSGNLLRKELRPQDTEQRTRLWKYLQGLIETYSHLRDNDQSFLVEAVERLIHPTLCEQCIEFLERRLVQQLNSSVERAGEEVLHAFILVHTKLLAFYSSRNASILTPSDLLAIIIMAQNLYPSNVDLDDPSPEEVESTSGSGPESFYTPEPSPSSRDSSSSAEQPARGGTPMFEFVDPDIQMAEDSLHTLEVGPPDPSTPRRIFLEVSHKDGLYPMMPHSMYCLPLWPGITLVMLTKIPTSAVAVSVYKYLEDFDKLEKHLREGPGSSAAARSPPNMHDVRSKMDKFIKALGPSELQFAQLQSVWTEFKKRAFARGKSGFTRDLIPWCKKMKTQLCGIYRHCFLSDLADVPQRLSLSLQERAQAMVQEKLIDWKDFLLVKSKRNITMVSYLEDFPGLIHFICVDRSGGQMIAPSLSITEHTTSELGKGPVAHYIKNKVWGLVRTTRHCLQKGYSTVTLRDGDFYFCYFLWFENETGYRLDSVDIPVLADDSPPIGMLAYDYYKRLLRYYSKKHKGETVKCYELLTVHLGVIPTEIILQHCRQLATKLWEPSRNPLL; encoded by the exons ATGAAGTGTTTGCTGATAGCCAGCGAGAGCGCTGAGATCCTTTTCCACTGGACTGACCCGGAATATCAGCGGAACATCCAGGAGCGGTATGGAACTGCTcaggaagagggggaggag CTTCCTGCCTTTGAGGACGTCCTGAGCACTCTGTTTGCTCCGATCATTATCTCCTCCAGCACCATGGAGGACAGCTACACCTCCTTCACCACGGATGACAACCACATCTACGTACTTCACCAG ttCGACGAGTGTCTCTACATCGCTGTGAATGGAGACGGTGAAGAGAAGGAGGACGATCTGAGGAGAAAAATGCACGTGATGAAGAAGATGGTTGAGGTGATGTTCGGTATGGTCACTCTGAGCGGGAACCTCCTGAGGAAAGA GCTTCGTCCTCAGGACACGGAGCAAAGAACGCGGCTGTGGAAGTATCTGCAGGGTCTGATCGAGACCTACAGCCACCTCCGGGACAATGACCAGAGTTTCTTAGTTGAG GCGGTGGAGCGGCTGATCCATCCCACGCTGTGTGAGCAGTGCATAGAGTTCCTGGAGCGTCGCCTGGTCCAGCAGCTCAACAGCAGCGTGGAGAGAGCAGGAGAGGAGGTTCTGCACGCCTTCATCCTGGTTCACACCAAACTGCTTGCTTTCTACTCTAG CCGCAACGCGAGTATCCTCACCCCCTCAGACCTCCTGGCGATCATCATCATGGCCCAGAATCTGTATCCCAGCAACGTGGACCTGGATGATCCAAGTCCTGAG GAGGTTGAGAGCACATCTGGTTCTGGTCCCGAAAGTTTTTACACCCCGGAGCCCTCGCCTTCCAGCAGAGACTCGAGCAGTTCCG cgGAGCAACCTGCCAGAGGAGGAACTCCCATGTTTGAGTTTGTGGACCCAGACATCCAG ATGGCCGAGGACAGCTTGCACACTCTGGAAGTTGGTCCACCCGACCCTTCGACACCTCGCAGGATTTTCCTTGAAGTGTCCCACAAAGATGGATTGTATCCCATGATGCCTCACTCTATGTACTGTCTCCCGCTGTGGCCCGGCATCACCCTGGTTATGCTCACTAAG ATCCCCACCAGTGCAGTGGCCGTGTCAGTATATAAGTACTTGGAGGATTTCGACAAGCTGGAGAAGCATTTACGCGAAGGCCCAGGGAGTTCTGCTGCAGCCAGAAGCCCTCCGAACATGCATGATGTCCGCAGCAAAATGGACAAATTCATCAAAGCTTTGGGGCCTAGTGAGTTacag TTTGCTCAGTTACAGAGTGTCTGGACAGAGTTTAAGAAACGAGCTTTCGCCAGAGGAAAATCTGGATTCACCCGAGA tctcaTCCCATGGTGTAAGAAAATGAAGACCCAGCTGTGTGGCATCTATCGACACTGTTTCCTCTCTGACTTAGCTGACGTTCCTCAGCGTCTGTCCCTCAGCCTGCAGGAACGAGCCCAGGCTATGGTGCA agagaaactgaTTGACTGGAAGGACTTCCTGTTGGTGAAAAGCAAGCGGAACATCACAATGGTGTC ATACCTGGAGGATTTCCCAGGCCTCATCCATTTTATTTGCGTAGACCGATCAGGTGGCCAAATGATTGCTCCGTCGCTCAGCATCACAGAGCACACCACATCCGAGCTGGGAAAGGGGCCGGTGGCTCATTATATCAAAAACAAG GTGTGGGGCCTGGTCAGAACAACGCGGCACTGTCTTCAGAAGGGCTACTCCACGGTCACTCTGCGCGATGGAGACTTCTACTTCTGTTACTTCCTCTGGTTTGAAAATGAAACT GGATACAGGTTGGACTCAGTGGACATACCCGTACTAGCTGATGACTCACCTCCCATTGGGATGCTTGCCTATGACTActacaa GAGGCTTCTTCGGTACTACAGTAAGAAACATAAAGGTGAGACGGTAAAGTGCTACGAGCTCCTGACTGTCCATTTGGGGGTCATCCCCACGGAAATCATCCTCCAGCACTGCAGACAACTGGCAACCAAACTGTGGGAGCCGTCACGCAACCCGCTGCTGTAA
- the morn4 gene encoding MORN repeat-containing protein 4, with translation MTLTRGSFTYASGEEYHGEWKEGRRHGLGQLKFQDGTCYTGQFENGLFHGSGVLLFTDGSRYEGEFSHGKFQGTGVFSRYDGMKFEGEFKDGRVEGYGLLTFPDGTHGAPRNEGLFQNHKLQKREKCPGVVQRAQASASSAHSLAL, from the exons ATGACTCTGACCAGAGGATCTTTCACCTATGCCAGCGGGGAGGAATACCACGGCGAGTGGAAAGAAG GTCGGAGGCACGGCCTTGGCCAGCTCAAGTTTCAAGACGGAACCTGCTACACGGGTCAGTTTGAGAACGGACTCTTTCACGGTTCTGGCGTCCTGCTTTTCACAGATGGATCAAG ATACGAAGGTGAATTTTCCCATGGAAAGTTTCAAGGCACGGGAGTCTTCAGTCGATACGATGGCATGAAATTTGAAGGAGAATTCAAAGATGGGCGTGTGGAGGGATATG GGCTATTGACATTTCCAGATGGAACCCATGGTGCTCCACGAAACGAGGGCTTGTTTCAAAACCACAAGCTGCAGAAAAGGGAGAAGTGTCCAGGAGTGGTGCAGCGTGCCCAGGCGTCAGCTTCCAGTGCTCACAGTCTTGCACTTTGA
- the hps1 gene encoding Hermansky-Pudlak syndrome 1 protein isoform X1: MKCLLIASESAEILFHWTDPEYQRNIQERYGTAQEEGEELPAFEDVLSTLFAPIIISSSTMEDSYTSFTTDDNHIYVLHQFDECLYIAVNGDGEEKEDDLRRKMHVMKKMVEVMFGMVTLSGNLLRKELRPQDTEQRTRLWKYLQGLIETYSHLRDNDQSFLVEAVERLIHPTLCEQCIEFLERRLVQQLNSSVERAGEEVLHAFILVHTKLLAFYSSRNASILTPSDLLAIIIMAQNLYPSNVDLDDPSPEEVESTSGSGPESFYTPEPSPSSRDSSSSAEQPARGGTPMFEFVDPDIQMAEDSLHTLEVGPPDPSTPRRIFLEVSHKDGLYPMMPHSMYCLPLWPGITLVMLTKIPTSAVAVSVYKYLEDFDKLEKHLREGPGSSAAARSPPNMHDVRSKMDKFIKALGPSELQFAQLQSVWTEFKKRAFARGKSGFTRDLIPWCKKMKTQLCGIYRHCFLSDLADVPQRLSLSLQERAQAMVQEKLIDWKDFLLVKSKRNITMVSYLEDFPGLIHFICVDRSGGQMIAPSLSITEHTTSELGKGPVAHYIKNKVWGLVRTTRHCLQKGYSTVTLRDGDFYFCYFLWFENETGYRLDSVDIPVLADDSPPIGMLAYDYYNRRLLRYYSKKHKGETVKCYELLTVHLGVIPTEIILQHCRQLATKLWEPSRNPLL; encoded by the exons ATGAAGTGTTTGCTGATAGCCAGCGAGAGCGCTGAGATCCTTTTCCACTGGACTGACCCGGAATATCAGCGGAACATCCAGGAGCGGTATGGAACTGCTcaggaagagggggaggag CTTCCTGCCTTTGAGGACGTCCTGAGCACTCTGTTTGCTCCGATCATTATCTCCTCCAGCACCATGGAGGACAGCTACACCTCCTTCACCACGGATGACAACCACATCTACGTACTTCACCAG ttCGACGAGTGTCTCTACATCGCTGTGAATGGAGACGGTGAAGAGAAGGAGGACGATCTGAGGAGAAAAATGCACGTGATGAAGAAGATGGTTGAGGTGATGTTCGGTATGGTCACTCTGAGCGGGAACCTCCTGAGGAAAGA GCTTCGTCCTCAGGACACGGAGCAAAGAACGCGGCTGTGGAAGTATCTGCAGGGTCTGATCGAGACCTACAGCCACCTCCGGGACAATGACCAGAGTTTCTTAGTTGAG GCGGTGGAGCGGCTGATCCATCCCACGCTGTGTGAGCAGTGCATAGAGTTCCTGGAGCGTCGCCTGGTCCAGCAGCTCAACAGCAGCGTGGAGAGAGCAGGAGAGGAGGTTCTGCACGCCTTCATCCTGGTTCACACCAAACTGCTTGCTTTCTACTCTAG CCGCAACGCGAGTATCCTCACCCCCTCAGACCTCCTGGCGATCATCATCATGGCCCAGAATCTGTATCCCAGCAACGTGGACCTGGATGATCCAAGTCCTGAG GAGGTTGAGAGCACATCTGGTTCTGGTCCCGAAAGTTTTTACACCCCGGAGCCCTCGCCTTCCAGCAGAGACTCGAGCAGTTCCG cgGAGCAACCTGCCAGAGGAGGAACTCCCATGTTTGAGTTTGTGGACCCAGACATCCAG ATGGCCGAGGACAGCTTGCACACTCTGGAAGTTGGTCCACCCGACCCTTCGACACCTCGCAGGATTTTCCTTGAAGTGTCCCACAAAGATGGATTGTATCCCATGATGCCTCACTCTATGTACTGTCTCCCGCTGTGGCCCGGCATCACCCTGGTTATGCTCACTAAG ATCCCCACCAGTGCAGTGGCCGTGTCAGTATATAAGTACTTGGAGGATTTCGACAAGCTGGAGAAGCATTTACGCGAAGGCCCAGGGAGTTCTGCTGCAGCCAGAAGCCCTCCGAACATGCATGATGTCCGCAGCAAAATGGACAAATTCATCAAAGCTTTGGGGCCTAGTGAGTTacag TTTGCTCAGTTACAGAGTGTCTGGACAGAGTTTAAGAAACGAGCTTTCGCCAGAGGAAAATCTGGATTCACCCGAGA tctcaTCCCATGGTGTAAGAAAATGAAGACCCAGCTGTGTGGCATCTATCGACACTGTTTCCTCTCTGACTTAGCTGACGTTCCTCAGCGTCTGTCCCTCAGCCTGCAGGAACGAGCCCAGGCTATGGTGCA agagaaactgaTTGACTGGAAGGACTTCCTGTTGGTGAAAAGCAAGCGGAACATCACAATGGTGTC ATACCTGGAGGATTTCCCAGGCCTCATCCATTTTATTTGCGTAGACCGATCAGGTGGCCAAATGATTGCTCCGTCGCTCAGCATCACAGAGCACACCACATCCGAGCTGGGAAAGGGGCCGGTGGCTCATTATATCAAAAACAAG GTGTGGGGCCTGGTCAGAACAACGCGGCACTGTCTTCAGAAGGGCTACTCCACGGTCACTCTGCGCGATGGAGACTTCTACTTCTGTTACTTCCTCTGGTTTGAAAATGAAACT GGATACAGGTTGGACTCAGTGGACATACCCGTACTAGCTGATGACTCACCTCCCATTGGGATGCTTGCCTATGACTActacaa CAGGAGGCTTCTTCGGTACTACAGTAAGAAACATAAAGGTGAGACGGTAAAGTGCTACGAGCTCCTGACTGTCCATTTGGGGGTCATCCCCACGGAAATCATCCTCCAGCACTGCAGACAACTGGCAACCAAACTGTGGGAGCCGTCACGCAACCCGCTGCTGTAA
- the wu:fc17b08 gene encoding ligand-dependent corepressor isoform X2, with amino-acid sequence MASLCKKQQCTIDRRGFRQELDSWRHKLIHCVGFESILEGLIGSELVEDLKVFKDSKPVAVTDWSFDENCLFCCLQRDKVKEHLIGLNKEGLDETPKRLLVKDQITIIRLEKQAQEFLSAVLCRKDVPNFSDPYVPVVAREILQRMISQFAAEYTSKTSSPQDSRSDASPHSDQSPPAPRSMSGAPPMIPAAILAGPAHNQNPVLSKLLMADQDAPLDLTIKKPPSEPAEQDGVLDLSIKKNRHSNSSLPGHNPCFSPATSTLKGRSLNVDGQVGLFKRSLQDGRRRENFGHSTSYKPTSSLAYSLHIKEEANLENDPESPVSLNPRSSPTELFKNASSSARNSRSHFGALFKLKTSDKAKKHLKDIPKLLEAAGLLPKPLSDENGNIKEACGDQFVSHSSSYDLKIPQVRVLATGTEPSWDSTSTEHSGSLHENGVKKKLWSILPGQIQKRSSVGSNSSGSDKDCWPFPTDGQTSGGNYSVDSESDPGNKQPRKKRGRYRQYNTELLEEAILVVMGGKMSVSKAQSIYGIPHSTLEYKVKERLGTLKHPPKKKTKLISQVDEQGVESPEGRELLNPQNVVFEEKETLSASKGSGTVLRDGNLQSNE; translated from the exons atggcGAGCCTGTGCAAAAAGCAGCAATGCACAATCGACAGGCGCGGCTTTCGGCAGGAACTTGACTCGTGGCGACACAAACTCATTCACTGTGTAG gttttgAGAGCATTCTTGAAGGTCTAATTGGTTCAGAGTTGGTAGAAGACCTAAAAGTATTTAAGG ACTCTAAGCCTGTTGCTGTTACTGACTGGTCGTTTGATGAAaattgtttgttctgttgtttgcaAAGAGATAAAGTCAAA GAACACTTGATTGGCTTAAACAAAGAAGGGCTTGATGAGACACCCAAACGTCTCCTGGTTAAAGATCAGATCACAATCATCAGACTAGAGAAGCAAGCACAGGAGTTTCTCAGTGCAGTTCTCTGCAGAAAAG atGTGCCAAATTTCTCAGATCCATATGTTCCAGTAGTGGCTCGAGAGATTCTTCAGAGAATGATCAGTCAGTTTGCTGCCGAATATACCTCAAAAACCAGCTCTCCTCAGGACAGTCGCTCAGACGCCTCGCCTCACTCTGACCAAAGCCCGCCGGCCCCACGCTCCATGTCAGGGGCTCCTCCTATGATTCCTGCTGCCATTCTGGCTGGACCTGCACACAACCAGAACCCGGTCCTGAGCAAGCTACTCATGGCCGACCAGGATGCTCCCCTTGACCTCACCATCAAGAAGCCCCCATCAGAACCCGCTGAACAAG ATGGAGTTCTTGACTTATCCATCAAAAAGAATCGCCATAGCAACAGCAGCCTACCTGGCCATAATCCTTGCTTTTCTCCAGCCACATCCACACTGAAGGG GCGATCCTTGAACGTGGACGGACAAGTCGGGCTGTTTAAGAGGAGCCTACAggatgggaggaggagggagaattTCGGCCACTCCACCAGTTATAAGCCTACCTCATCACTTGCATACTCGCTGCACATCAAAGAGGAGGCCAATCTGGAGAACGACCCAGAGTCACCAGTCAGCTTGAACCCCAGGTCCAGCCCTACTGAGCTGTTCAAAAATGCATCCTCTTCCGCTCGGAATTCCAGATCTCATTTTGGGGCTTTATTCAAACTCAAAACCAGCGACAAAGCTAAGAAGCACCTTAAGGACATACCCAAGTTGTTGGAAGCTGCAGGACTTTTGCCTAAACCACTTTCCGATGAGAATGGAAACATTAAGGAGGCCTGCGGCGACCAATTTGTCTCTCACTCATCATCTTATGACCTCAAGATTCCTCAGGTGCGGGTTTTGGCCACAGGAACAGAACCGTCTTGGGATTCCACTTCCACTGAACATTCAGGTTCACTCCATGAGAATGGTGTCAAAAAGAAGCTTTGGTCTATTCTTCCTGGACAGATTCAGAAAAGGAGCAGCGTGGGCTCTAATAGTTCAGGTTCGGATAAGGACTGCTGGCCTTTCCCCACTGACGGCCAAACCTCAGGTGGAAATTATTCTGTGGATTCAGAGTCAGACCCAGGTAACAAGCAGCCGAGGAAGAAGCGGGGTCGATATCGACAGTACAACACCGAGCTGTTGGAAGAGGCTATTTTGGTTGTGATGGGTGGGAAAATGAGTGTGTCTAAAGCCCAGTCGATCTATGGAATTCCACACAGTACCTTGGAATATAAAGTTAAAGAACGTTTGGGAACTTTGAAACATCCCCCCAAAAAGAAAACGAAGCTGATAAGTCAGGTGGACGAACAGGGAGTCGAGTCTCCTGAAGGGAGGGAACTCCTGAACCCTCAGAACGTTGTGTTTGAGGAAAAAGAGACATTATCAGCATCTAAAGGCAGTGGGACTGTTTTACGTGATGGAAACCTCCAGTCTAATGAGTGa